A window of Microbacterium hominis genomic DNA:
ATCACGGAAGCTCGATCAGCCACGGCTATCGCGCCGACAGCACCGCCGGAACCTGGCCCGTCGTCGCGGCGCTCGCGACCGGTGTCGATCTGACGAATCTCGCCTTCTCCGGCAACGCGATGCTCGACCCGTTCACGGCGCGCACGATACGCGACCGTCCGGCAGATCTCATCACGCTCAAGGTCGGCATCAACCTCGTGAACGGAGACGTGATGCGCATGCGGGCATTCCGTCCGGCGCTCGACGGCTTCCTCGACACGATCCGGGAAGGACACCCGTCCACTCCCATCGTCGTCATCTCTCCGATCCTCTGCGCTCCGGTTGAGACTGCTGCGGGGCCGACCGTCCAAGATCCTACGCGGACGTACGAGTGGTCGATCGCGGGGGGCACCGACGCCGATGTCGCCCTCGGCAAGCTCTCGCTGCAGAGCATCCGTTCCGCGATCGAGAGCGTCGTCGAGCGACGCCGCTCCACCGACCCGCACCTGCGGTACGTCGACGGGCTCGGGCTCTACGGGCCCGACGACGCGCGCGCGATGCCACTGCCCGACAACCTGCATCCGGGCCCCGACGTGCAGCGCCTCATCGGGGAGCGGTTCGTGCAGAGCGTCCTGCGTCCCTTCCTCTCCGAGGCCGCCCCTATGCGAAGGTGATCTCGATGAGGTGGGGCTTGTAGACCGTCGAGTCGATGAAGGTCATGTAGGTGACCTTGCCCCCGTCTCTCGCGAACTCCGGGTGCTCCTTGCCGGCGTTGAACAGCGCCGCATCTGACGTGCGCTCGGGCCGGAACACCACCTCGGGTTCGCTCCAGGGGCCCGTCAGCTCGGGCGCGGTGCGGATCACGAGGATGTTGTCACGTTGATAGGTCGTGAGCGAGATGAAGCAGCCGAGGTGGGGGTTCCACGACGACGACATCTCGTTGGGGACGTCGGAGAAAAGGCAGGCGGTGGGTGTGAAGGTCTCGGACCAGCGCACGTCGCGGTCGGGATGAGCGAGGGTGGGCGCGGAGACGAGGTACTCGTACGCCGACAGATCCTCGATCCGTTCCGGGAGCACGCGTGCGAGGTACATGTCGCCCGCCGACTTGGATTCCGGCTGGATCGAGCCCCAGAGATACAGGTGCTCGCCGTGCCGCTGGACCCAGACGCCGAAACCGGGCTGGTCGCCCTTCCACCATTCGTACGTGCCGTCCGGAGCGGCGAGGCGCTCGAAGCGGTGTTCGGCATCGCCGCGCGCGACACCCATGCCGTCGAGCGTGAACGTCTCGAACACGTCGAGAGCGGGGTCCATCGTGATGCGGTGGTAGTAGAGGTAGAGGTGGCCACCGGTGTGCACGCCGTGAATCGCCCACAGGCGCTGCGTGGACTTGTGCTCGGGTGGGATGAAGCCGATCAGCTGGCGGGCGCGGGTGCCGCTTCCATCGGCCAGATATCGGAATCGCTTGACGCCGTGCGCGATGTCCTGCAGCGGGACGATGGCGCCGGTGTTGGAGAGCACGTCGGTCAGTTCGAAGCCGCGGATCGTGTCGAACGGTCCCTCTACCGAGTCGCCGAACACCCAGAACGTCTCCCCCTCGGGGAGTTCGATCGATGTCACGGCGTCCTGGCCGGTGATGTCGACTTCGTTGCCGGCGAACTGGACCCCCAGGTCGCGTACCGATGCGACCAGCTTGCTGGGCGTGAGTGTCATGTCAGGTTCCTCCCGCGACCGGACCCGGACGGCGCCGGGTCCGGTCGCGTATGGCTGTCAGGGCGTGACGGTCAGCTCGACGCTGACGAAGCGCGGACGGTAGATCGTGACGTCGTCGTACAGGTCGTCGCCGACGAAGCTGTTGACGTTGTAGGTCACCAGGAGGGTGTCGCCGTCGCGGTTCTCGGGGTGCTCATGGGCGTTGTAGGTGAACACGTTCGGGTTGCCGTACGAGCCGAACAGGCCGGTCTCGGGCGTACGGTAGAGCTCGGCCGCGACGGTGAACGGTCCGGTGGGCGAGCACGAGACCTGCGCGACGATGCGCGTGCTGAACAGCTCGCTCGTGTCCTGCGTCACCATGAGGTAGCCGTCACGATAGGGCTCGACGCTGAATTCGTTCGCGACGTAGGAGGCGACGGGCACGGCATCGGCTTCGTTCGGGGCCCACCGCGTGCCGTCCCAGAACTTCCACTGCTTCGAGAGGTCGCCACCGGCGACGCGGGCGACGAAGGCCGAACGGACGCCCTCGATGTCGTTGATGCCGTAGATGTACGTCGTGTTGCCCTCCGACAGCGTGTACGAGCCCCAGTTGATCCCGACCTCGGACGGGAGTTCCGTGATGGATGAGACTTCGAGAGTCGAGCCGTCGAGGGTCGCGAGACGGTTGGCCGACCATCCCCAGTCCCACATTCCCGGTCCGAATCGCTCGAACTGGAGGAGCGGGATCTGCACGTCGCCCTTCTTGTTCAGCTCGGGGTCGCCGATCCAGTGCCAGTTGCCCTCCGGCGTCATTCCGATGATCGACTCCGGTGCCTCAGCCGTGCCACCGGTGACCGTGGAGAGGACCCCTCCGTCGTCGACGACGATGGAGTTGTTGAGGAATGGAGTGGAGAGCGGGCGTCCGAGATCGGCGTCGACCGGTCCGAGGAACGTGTCGGAGAAGAACCACGCCTGGCGACCGTCCTCGAGGGTCAGGGAGTACGTGCTGTCGCCACCGGTCCAGCCAACCCCGGAGTTGCCGTAGTCGGCGAAGGCGGCTGTCCGCTCGGCATCGATCGACGACGCGGCGCTGATCGTGCTGTCGACGAGGGCGCAGGTGTCGGCCGGGGCAGACACCGCACCCGGGTCGGCGGCAGCCGGAATCGCGGGGACGAGCAGCGCTGCGGCGACCGAAGCAGCGGTGGCTGCCGTGGCGACGAGACGGCGTGCGGGACGGGGATGACTCATGACGCTCCTTTGCGTTGGTATCGTTATCAACGTTGGTATCGTAAACAATGCCACGCGAGGCGTCAGGGTTCAATGCCCAGGATCGCCCCGCCACGAACGAGGCTCTTCGAGGATGAGGAGGATTGCATGGTCGCAAACCCCGCAGCGGATCGCGCCAGGCCGTTCACCCTGTGCACCGAACGGATCAGGGTCGACGTGGACCCGGGCCGTGGTGCCGACGTCCTGCAGATCACGGACGTCGCGTCCGGTGTCGGCATCCTCGCCGCCACTCCGTGGCGCCGCCGGGCGGACAGCATCCGGGCCGGCCGGATGGCGCCCAGCGCGATCGACGCCACCGATCGCTGGCTCGAGCAGTATCGCGGCGGATGGCAGACCCTGTGCCCCAACGCCGGACCACCGCGCCGTGTCGGAGGGACCGAGGTCGGCTTCCACGGCGAGGCGTCCGTCTCGGCCTGGGACGTCGAGGCGAACGACGAGGCGAGCGCCCGGCTTTCGCTCGAGCTGTTCTCCGTGCCCGTGCGGATCGACCGCGAACTGCGTGTCGAAGAAGCCCGGCTCATCCAGACGGACGTGCTCACGAACCTGAGCCGCGACCGCATCGACATCGACTACGTCAGCCACCCGGCGTTTGGCGGCGAATTCCTCGACGGAAGATGCGTGGTGGCCACGGACGCGCGCTCGGTCTCGCTGGACCCGGGCGAACACGACCTGCCGAGCGCGGAATGGCCGCGCCTTCCGGGAGGTGACGACGGCAGCGATCTGCGTGTCGTTCCACCCCCGGGTGTGCCTGCCCGCACGTTCGGCTGGCTGTCGGACTTCGACGCCGGGTGGTACGCCATCACCAATGCCGATCGCGGGCTCGAGGTGCGCGTCGAGTGGGACGCCCGCACCCTCCCGCACGCCTGGTGGTGGCAGGAGCTCAACGGCTCTCCAGAACACCCGTGGTTCGGGCGCGCGCGAATCATGGCGATCGAACCCGCCAGCACGACGACATCGGGGAGCGGGCGGGCAGCGAGCCTGAGCCTGGAGCCGACCGCCCAGACCCGTATCGAGATCTCGGTTGCGCTGTCGACGACCGCGAACCGCTGAACAGGAAGGACAGGAACCATGCAGCTCATGCGCCTCGGCGAAGCAGGAGCCGAGCGACCCGTCGTCCGCGTCGACGATGGCTTCTATGTCGACGTCTCGGATGTCGTTCGCGACTTCGACGGAGACTTCTTCGACCACGGCCTCGCGGGGCTCGCGGAGCTGGTGGCGCGGCGTCGGGATGCCGGGCAGGTGCTCCCCTTCGCGGGGGAGCGAGTCGGTGCACCGCTCGCGCGCCCGCATCAGATCCTGTGCATCGGCCTGAACTTCAGCGACCATGCTGCCGAGTCGGGGATGCCGATTCCGCCGGAGCCGATCCTTTTCACGAAATCGCCCAACACCCTCGTCGGTCCGAACGACGACGTCCGGCTGCCGCCAGGCTCGACCGCGACGGATTGGGAGGTCGAGCTCGGGATCGTCATCGGCAGGCGCGCGAGCTACCTCAGCGACATCGACGAGGCGCGGGATGCGATCGCCGGGTTCGTCCTCTGCAACGACGTCAGCGAACGGTCGTTCCAGCTGGATCGCGGCGGGCAGTGGAGCAAGGGCAAGTCGGCCGCGACCTTCAATCCGTGCGGACCGTGGATCGCGACGCGAGACGAGTTCGACGACAACGCACCTCTGGCGATGTGGCTCGACGTGAACGGCGTGCGACGGCAGACGGGAACCACCGGGACGATGATCTTCGACCCGTACTTCATCGTCGGCTACCTGAGCCAGTTCATGGTCCTCGAGCCGGGGGACCTCATCAACACGGGAACACCGCCGGGCGTCGGGCTCGGCATGACCCCGCCGACGTATCTCCGGGAAGGAGACGTGATGACACTCGGAATCGAGCGTCTCGGCGCGCAGCGACAACGCGTCGTCGCCACCGCGCCGCGGGAGGTGCCATGGACGGCCTGACCGGACTCGTCGCTGTCGTCACCGGGGGTGGTAGCGGCATCGGCGCGGCGACGGTCGCCGCGCTCCGCCGCGCGGGCGCCCAGGTCGCCGTCCTCGACAGACAGGTCCCTGCGCACGACGATCATGCATTCGCCTGCGACGTGACGGATGCCCTGGCCGTCGACCGCGTGATCGCCGAGGTGGTCTCGAGGTTCGGGCGGCTGGACATCGTCGTGAACAACGCCGGAATCGGAGCCACGGGAGACGTCGCGGGCAACTCGGATGACGAATGGCGCCAGGTCTTCGATGTCAACGTGCTGGGCGTCGCGCGGGTGTCGCGCGCCGCGCTCCCGCATCTGCGGAGGTCGCTGCACGCCGCGATCGTCAACACATGCTCTATCGTCGCGACGATCGGAGTGCCGCAGCGCGCGCTGTACTCGGCGAGCAAGGGGGCGGTGGCGGCGCTGACGCTCGCGATGGCAGCGGACCACGTGGCCGAGGGCATCCGTGTCAACGCAGTACTGCCCGGAACCGCCGACACCCCGTGGGTGTCGAGGCTGCTGGAAGCCGCCGATGATCCGGATGCTGCTGCCGAGGCCCTGCGGCGCCGGCAGCCGATGGGTCGCCTGGTGACCGCGGAAGAGATCGCCCAGGCGATCCTGTACCTCGCGAGTCCGCTGGCCGGTTCGACGACGGGGATCCTCCTGCCGGTGGACGGTGGCATGGGCGGCATCCGGGTGCCGCAGAAGGCGTGAGGGAGCGAAACGTGGTGAGAGACGTCCGTCCGATCATCCGTGCGGAAGCGCGCGTGGGCGAGGGGCCGGTGACCGATCCGCGAACGGGAAGATTGTGCTGGGTCGACATCCTCGCCGGCGACCTGCTTCAGAGCGACCTCGATGGCGGCACGACCGAGCGGTGGGAGTTCGATACCTATCTCGGCGCGATCGCACCCCGCGCATCGCAATCCGGGTTCGCGGTCGCCGTCGCCGAGGGGTTCGGTTTCGCGGTCGACGGGGCGCTCGCGATCGAAGATCCCGTGCTCGCCGATCCGCAGCTGCGGATGAACGACGCCAAGTGCGACCCGCTCGGGCGGCTCTGGGCGGGAAGCAACGACCTCGCCTTCGCCTCGGGCCGAGGATCGCTGCACCGCTGGGACGGAGGCGGGGCGAGCACCGTCATCCGGAGCGGTCTCACCCTGCCGAACGGGCTCGGATGGACCGAGGATGCCGGGACCATGATCCTCATCGACAGCATGGCGGGTACGGTCATGCGCGCGCCGTTCGATGTCGACCGCGGCGAGGTCGGCGACTTCGTGCCCTTCGCAACGGTCGACGACGGGCTGCCCGACGGCCTGGCGGTCGATCGGGAGGACTGCGTGTGGGTGGCGATCTGGGGTGCGTCGGCC
This region includes:
- a CDS encoding GDSL-type esterase/lipase family protein, whose amino-acid sequence is MSGELRGIDLGAVRLRGAVEIERTAHGILPHRLPAWARAQVPDTFMVQTSAESAGIRLAFRTAATTLELDVSARRMAPDEHVALPPSTYELTSGGVVVAFGAAVAGSRYLFSFEDPSGRIVDGPASTVRFDGLPGHETDYELWLPYTDAVEIRAFRADAPVRTAEEIGALRWIHHGSSISHGYRADSTAGTWPVVAALATGVDLTNLAFSGNAMLDPFTARTIRDRPADLITLKVGINLVNGDVMRMRAFRPALDGFLDTIREGHPSTPIVVISPILCAPVETAAGPTVQDPTRTYEWSIAGGTDADVALGKLSLQSIRSAIESVVERRRSTDPHLRYVDGLGLYGPDDARAMPLPDNLHPGPDVQRLIGERFVQSVLRPFLSEAAPMRR
- a CDS encoding DUF4185 domain-containing protein — encoded protein: MTLTPSKLVASVRDLGVQFAGNEVDITGQDAVTSIELPEGETFWVFGDSVEGPFDTIRGFELTDVLSNTGAIVPLQDIAHGVKRFRYLADGSGTRARQLIGFIPPEHKSTQRLWAIHGVHTGGHLYLYYHRITMDPALDVFETFTLDGMGVARGDAEHRFERLAAPDGTYEWWKGDQPGFGVWVQRHGEHLYLWGSIQPESKSAGDMYLARVLPERIEDLSAYEYLVSAPTLAHPDRDVRWSETFTPTACLFSDVPNEMSSSWNPHLGCFISLTTYQRDNILVIRTAPELTGPWSEPEVVFRPERTSDAALFNAGKEHPEFARDGGKVTYMTFIDSTVYKPHLIEITFA
- a CDS encoding DUF4185 domain-containing protein, with protein sequence MSHPRPARRLVATAATAASVAAALLVPAIPAAADPGAVSAPADTCALVDSTISAASSIDAERTAAFADYGNSGVGWTGGDSTYSLTLEDGRQAWFFSDTFLGPVDADLGRPLSTPFLNNSIVVDDGGVLSTVTGGTAEAPESIIGMTPEGNWHWIGDPELNKKGDVQIPLLQFERFGPGMWDWGWSANRLATLDGSTLEVSSITELPSEVGINWGSYTLSEGNTTYIYGINDIEGVRSAFVARVAGGDLSKQWKFWDGTRWAPNEADAVPVASYVANEFSVEPYRDGYLMVTQDTSELFSTRIVAQVSCSPTGPFTVAAELYRTPETGLFGSYGNPNVFTYNAHEHPENRDGDTLLVTYNVNSFVGDDLYDDVTIYRPRFVSVELTVTP
- a CDS encoding DUF4432 family protein gives rise to the protein MVANPAADRARPFTLCTERIRVDVDPGRGADVLQITDVASGVGILAATPWRRRADSIRAGRMAPSAIDATDRWLEQYRGGWQTLCPNAGPPRRVGGTEVGFHGEASVSAWDVEANDEASARLSLELFSVPVRIDRELRVEEARLIQTDVLTNLSRDRIDIDYVSHPAFGGEFLDGRCVVATDARSVSLDPGEHDLPSAEWPRLPGGDDGSDLRVVPPPGVPARTFGWLSDFDAGWYAITNADRGLEVRVEWDARTLPHAWWWQELNGSPEHPWFGRARIMAIEPASTTTSGSGRAASLSLEPTAQTRIEISVALSTTANR
- a CDS encoding fumarylacetoacetate hydrolase family protein, translating into MQLMRLGEAGAERPVVRVDDGFYVDVSDVVRDFDGDFFDHGLAGLAELVARRRDAGQVLPFAGERVGAPLARPHQILCIGLNFSDHAAESGMPIPPEPILFTKSPNTLVGPNDDVRLPPGSTATDWEVELGIVIGRRASYLSDIDEARDAIAGFVLCNDVSERSFQLDRGGQWSKGKSAATFNPCGPWIATRDEFDDNAPLAMWLDVNGVRRQTGTTGTMIFDPYFIVGYLSQFMVLEPGDLINTGTPPGVGLGMTPPTYLREGDVMTLGIERLGAQRQRVVATAPREVPWTA
- a CDS encoding SDR family NAD(P)-dependent oxidoreductase; this encodes MDGLTGLVAVVTGGGSGIGAATVAALRRAGAQVAVLDRQVPAHDDHAFACDVTDALAVDRVIAEVVSRFGRLDIVVNNAGIGATGDVAGNSDDEWRQVFDVNVLGVARVSRAALPHLRRSLHAAIVNTCSIVATIGVPQRALYSASKGAVAALTLAMAADHVAEGIRVNAVLPGTADTPWVSRLLEAADDPDAAAEALRRRQPMGRLVTAEEIAQAILYLASPLAGSTTGILLPVDGGMGGIRVPQKA
- a CDS encoding SMP-30/gluconolactonase/LRE family protein — encoded protein: MVRDVRPIIRAEARVGEGPVTDPRTGRLCWVDILAGDLLQSDLDGGTTERWEFDTYLGAIAPRASQSGFAVAVAEGFGFAVDGALAIEDPVLADPQLRMNDAKCDPLGRLWAGSNDLAFASGRGSLHRWDGGGASTVIRSGLTLPNGLGWTEDAGTMILIDSMAGTVMRAPFDVDRGEVGDFVPFATVDDGLPDGLAVDREDCVWVAIWGASAVHRYDLSGRLIERVDMPVSQPSSCSFAADGTLYVTSAREGLSAEQLAREPLAGSVFAIDTDTRGVPVAAFAA